One window from the genome of Cryptomeria japonica chromosome 6, Sugi_1.0, whole genome shotgun sequence encodes:
- the LOC131079860 gene encoding carotenoid cleavage dioxygenase 8 homolog B, chloroplastic, protein MASLQSDILTLQSSKYQSNDHRIPGKGSRQSSCSRSLHQVPSLYNGLRTKCKVQASVVISTESIRDEKEKDIIKGGSTQKSNHVAWQSVARERWEGELAVDGYIPKWLNGTYLRNGPGKFHVGDYNFRHLFDGYSTLVRLHFENGRLIAGHAQLESEAYKAAKKNNKICYREFSEVPKAENFLEYIGELAGLFSGDSLTDNANTGVIRLGDGRVVCLTETMKGSIQINPATLETMGKFEYTDKLGGLIHSAHPMVFNTEFITLLPDLIKPGYDVVRMLPGTNERTLIGRVDCRCGPAPGWVHSFPVTDNYVIVPEMPLRYCAENLLRAEPTPLYKFKWHPESRAFMHVVLRDTGEMVASVEVPLFVTFHFINAYEEKDENGKVVAVIADCCEHNADTTILDKLRLQELRSFSGKDVLPDARVGRFMIPLDGSPWGKLEAALPPEEHGKGMDMCSVNPKYVGKPYRYAYACGAQRPCNFPNTLTKIDLKEKTAKNWYDEGGVPSEPFFVGRPGANKEDDGVVISLISDKNGDGYALVLDGSTFTEIGRAKLPYGLPYGLHGCWVPAP, encoded by the exons ATGGCTTCACTACAGTCTGACATTCTGACTTTGCAGAGCTCAAAATATCAGTCAAATGACCATAGGATCCCTGGAAAGGGATCAAGACAATCATCATGTTCCAGATCTTTGCATCAAGTTCCATCTTTGTATAATGGATTGAGAACTAAATGTAAAGTTCAAGCATCTGTGGTAATCAGTACTGAGAGCATAAGagatgaaaaagagaaagatatAATTAAAGGAGGTTCCACCCAAAAGTCTAACCATGTGGCATGGCAAAGTGTGGCAAGGGAGCGCTGGGAGGGTGAACTTGCAGTGgatggatacattccaaaatggcTG AATGGTACCTACCTGAGAAATGGACCAGGAAAGTTTCACGTAGGTGACTACAATTTCAGGCACCTTTTCGACGG ATATTCTACTCTGGTTCGTCTTCACTTTGAGAATGGGAGATTAATTGCAGGACATGCACAGTTAGAGTCTGAGGCTTACAAGGCtgctaaaaagaacaacaaaatctgTTATCGTGAATTCTCTGAAGTACCAAAGGCAGAAAACTTCCTTGAATATATTGGGGAACTTGCAGGACTCTTCTCTGGTGATTCATTAACAGACAATGCCAACACAGGAGTCATAAg ATTAGGCGATGGGAGAGTTGTTTGCTTGACTGAAACAATGAAAGGATCTATACAAATCAATCCTGCCACTTTGGAAACCATGGGCAAGTTTGAATACACAGACAAACTAGGA GGGTTGATCCATTCAGCACATCCTATGGTGTTCAATACAGAATTCATTACATTACTCCCAGATCTCATCAAGCCTGGTTATGATGTGGTCCGGATGCTACCCGGAACAAACGAGAGGACTTTGATTGGAAGA GTGGATTGTAGATGTGGCCCTGCACCTGGTTGGGTACATTCTTTTCCTGTGACAGATAACTATGTCATAGTTCCTGAAATGCCATTGAGGTACTGTGCAGAGAATCTGTTAAGAGCTGAGCCCACTCCTCTATACAAGTTCAAATGGCACCCTGAATCAAGGGCCTTCATGCACGTCGTATTAAGAGATACAGGAGAAATG GTAGCATCAGTTGAAGTGCCATTATTTGTGACATTCCACTTCATAAATGCTTATGAGGAGAAAGATGAGAATGGGAAGGTGGTGGCAGTGATAGCAGATTGTTGTGAACATAATGCAGATACCACCATCCTGGATAAATTGAGACTGCAAGAATTAAGATCCTTCTCTGGAAAGGATGTTCTTCCAGATGCCAG AGTGGGACGTTTCATGATACCTCTGGATGGCAGTCCATGGGGAAAACTTGAGGCTGCATTGCCACCAGAGGAGCACGGCAAAGGGATGGATATGTGCAGTGTAAATCCAAAATACGTAGGGAAGCCATATCGCTATGCATATGCCTGTGGAGCACAACGCCCTTGCAATTTTCCCAATACCCTTACCAAG atTGATTTAAAGGAGAAAACAGCCAAGAATTGGTACGATGAAGGGGGGGTTCCATCGGAACCCTTTTTTGTAGGTCGACCAGGAGCTAACAAAGAAGATGATG GAGTGGTGATATCATTAATAAGCGATAAAAATGGTGATGGATATGCCCTAGTTTTGGATGGATCAACATTTACTGAAATAGGTCGAGCAAAGCTACCATATGGATTACCCTATGGATTACATGGTTGTTGGGTCCCTGCTCCTTAG